A region of Kiritimatiellia bacterium DNA encodes the following proteins:
- a CDS encoding Gfo/Idh/MocA family oxidoreductase: MNASDPIGRREFLQGAMGAAVLAAASAEAAASRRAAGTVMDLKTPPMERVRIGLVGIGARGSGAIGRLLAIEGVEITALCDVRPERVAAAQVALEKAKRPKAREYTGAEDAWHGLCADANVDVVYNCTPWRLHTPIAVRAMREGKHALVEVPAAVTMEECWELVETAEATRRHCMMLENCCYGPTELMVLRMCREGLLGELVHGEGAYIHDLRAAKMSEGGYHRFWRLEESVRRNGNLYPTHGLGPIAQYMGINRGDRFERLVSMSSMERGLTLWAETHYPPEDFRRRQRYRLGDMNTTIIRTARGRTIMVQHDTTSPRPYSRINLISGTKGCFADYPPRLALEPDAHKWIEGEALKEYEKKYEHPLWARVGEEAKRVGGHGGMDFVMDWRTIWCLRHGEPLDQSVYDAAAWSAIAPLSEWSVARGGEPVEVPDFTRGVWQSTPPLPVVSG, from the coding sequence ATGAATGCATCGGATCCGATCGGGCGACGGGAGTTCTTGCAGGGTGCGATGGGGGCGGCCGTATTGGCGGCGGCGAGCGCGGAGGCGGCGGCGAGCCGGCGGGCTGCGGGGACGGTGATGGATCTGAAGACGCCGCCGATGGAGCGGGTGCGGATCGGGTTGGTGGGGATTGGCGCGCGGGGCAGCGGGGCGATTGGCCGCCTTCTGGCGATCGAGGGGGTGGAGATCACCGCGCTGTGTGACGTGCGGCCGGAGCGGGTCGCCGCGGCGCAGGTGGCGCTCGAGAAGGCGAAACGGCCAAAGGCACGGGAGTACACCGGCGCGGAGGACGCGTGGCACGGGCTGTGTGCGGATGCGAACGTGGACGTGGTTTACAACTGCACGCCCTGGCGGTTGCACACGCCGATTGCGGTTCGCGCGATGCGGGAAGGGAAGCACGCGCTGGTGGAGGTGCCGGCCGCGGTGACGATGGAGGAGTGCTGGGAGCTGGTGGAGACTGCGGAGGCGACGCGGCGGCACTGCATGATGTTGGAGAACTGCTGTTACGGTCCGACCGAGCTGATGGTGCTGCGAATGTGTCGCGAAGGGCTGCTCGGCGAACTGGTCCACGGCGAGGGGGCGTACATTCACGATCTTCGAGCGGCGAAGATGAGCGAGGGCGGTTATCACCGCTTCTGGCGGTTGGAGGAGTCGGTGCGTCGCAACGGCAACCTGTACCCGACGCACGGGCTGGGGCCGATCGCGCAGTACATGGGAATCAACCGCGGCGACCGGTTCGAGCGGCTGGTGTCGATGAGTTCGATGGAGCGGGGGCTCACGCTCTGGGCGGAGACGCACTATCCGCCGGAGGATTTTCGGCGGCGTCAGCGGTATCGGCTGGGCGACATGAACACGACGATCATCCGCACGGCGCGGGGCCGCACCATCATGGTGCAGCACGACACGACAAGTCCCCGGCCCTACAGCCGCATCAATCTGATTTCGGGCACGAAAGGCTGTTTTGCCGACTATCCGCCCCGGCTGGCGCTGGAGCCCGATGCGCACAAGTGGATCGAGGGAGAGGCGCTGAAGGAATACGAGAAAAAGTACGAACATCCGTTGTGGGCTCGCGTGGGCGAGGAGGCGAAGCGGGTCGGCGGTCATGGCGGGATGGACTTTGTGATGGACTGGCGGACGATCTGGTGTTTGCGCCACGGCGAGCCGCTGGACCAGAGTGTGTACGATGCGGCTGCGTGGAGCGCGATTGCACCGCTGAGCGAGTGGTCGGTTGCGCGGGGCGGGGAGCCGGTCGAAGTGCCGGATTTCACGCGGGGGGTTTGGCAGAGCACGCCGCCACTGCCGGTGGTCAGCGGTTGA
- the rpsT gene encoding 30S ribosomal protein S20 produces MPNIKSAAKRARQAEKARQRNRAVRTHLKHLAKSVIAAMNAGRTDDAREAYRRYMSALDKAVKKGVLARNNANRRKSRMARRLAAAPSPTVQPAPAADTVPAQPAAG; encoded by the coding sequence ATGCCGAACATCAAGAGCGCCGCGAAGCGGGCGCGGCAGGCCGAGAAGGCGCGGCAGCGCAATCGCGCGGTGCGCACGCATTTGAAGCACTTGGCGAAGTCGGTGATCGCGGCGATGAACGCCGGCCGCACCGACGACGCGCGCGAAGCCTACCGCCGCTATATGTCCGCGCTCGACAAGGCGGTGAAGAAGGGCGTGCTGGCCCGCAACAACGCGAACCGCCGCAAGTCGCGAATGGCGCGCCGGCTCGCTGCGGCTCCGTCGCCGACCGTGCAGCCGGCGCCGGCGGCCGACACCGTTCCCGCGCAGCCTGCGGCCGGCTGA